TTTTTGAAGTTTCACACCTTCGCCGTTTATGTATTCGATTTTCGGGGGCCATATTTCTTCTCTTTCAACGCGCCGTTCTATAACCTGATCTGATATTCCAAAAGGTTTACACAGCGCCGTACTAATACCTGACAAAACTATTCCTGGATCTGATGCGAGATAATCTAACATGCCAATTTTTTGTATTTTATTAAGATAAATTTCTAATTCAGATAATAATCTATTACGAGGGACTAAAACTCTACCGGCAAATTCGTTAGCCTGATATTCAAAAAATTTATACTCTCTTTCAGGTATATCGAGCATAAATTCTTTCCAGTCTGAGGGTTCTTTAATTGCGAAGCTTTTGTATATCTCTTTATGTAAAAAAAGGTGACCTATTTCGTGGGCATAAGAAAACCGAAGCCGATTTATGAACCTTTCTTCCATAAAACATTTATAATCGACAACAATGCCTGTAAGATCAATCCGGAGATAGGCATCTATATCTGATTCATTCAACAAATCGAGCTTCGGTTCGATGTTTAATTTGAGCTTTTTTTCAACTATGCTTTCAATATCAACAGGCAGTATGCTTTCGGGCCAGAATTTAGCTCTAAAATTTTCCGCTATTTGCCATATTTCTCTTTTTTCCAGGTAAGGGCATTTGAACTTCGAATAATCTTCCATCAACCTTCTCCTCTGATCTTTTCGATCAGCTTTTCTATCTCCTCAGCGGTAGGTTTTTCGCTTCGAACAGTCCTAAAAAACATCGGTAATGCGTTAAGGGTTTCCTGATCAGACAGGAGATCCTTTGGGATGATCCCTGCGTCAATAGCCGCTTTATCTTTAAGTTCGTTGTAAAGCTCCGAGCTTTTCTTAATGCCCAATACTTCAGCGATTTGGTCGAGTTTTTCATCACCTTGAGGCGGGGGCAAAATTCCTCTTTCAATTTTACTCCAATTGCTTGCATCAATAGATAGCTGACGGCAAAATTCCCTAAGGCCGATGTCTCTGTCGAGCCTAAGAGTTTTAATGAATTCCCCAAACATTGTTCCTCCTTCCCTTGGATTGTTTTGTTGGACATCCTTGGTATTGTTTTTATGTGGTAATTCTTTAACCATGTGGTAAACATAATACCACACTTAAAATATGTCAAGTCCTTTTATTATGGGGGACTTGCAGGACGACCATTTGTAAAGCACTTGTCGGATTAGGATGTTGATAATATTATAAAATATGACACATAATTATTGAAGAACCCCGCAGCAAGCTACGGGGAATCTTCGACCGTAAGGAAGTTTGCTATTTTTAGATTCGCTCGCTAACCCCGCAGCAAGCTACGGGGAATGCGCTTGCTATTGCGGTTCAAAACCAATTCGTAAAAAGCTGCGGGAGATAGCCGGTCTTGCGCATGAGCGTGAATTAGTCGTAAAACACCCCTGTCTTTTATGATATTTATTCTCATAATATGCTTGACTTTTCTGACCTGTGAGATATTTTCAAGGTTATGAAACGAGCAATTGACCAGATCCTAAAACAATGGAAAGACAGTCGCGTCAGGCAGCCACTTCTAATAAGAGGTGCGCGGCAAGTTGGGAAGACTTATTCGGTAACTGAATTTGGCAGGGCAGCATTTGAAAATACTGTTTCTGTGAATTTTGAAGAACAGCCGGAATTGAGCCGTTGTTTTTCGGACTTTGATCCCAAGGGAATCATTGACCGATTATCCATTCTGACACGCATGACAATCAGCCCCGGACGCACTTTATTGTTTCTGGATGAAATCCAGGAATGCCCGAAGGCGATTACTTCTTTGCGATATTTCCTTGAAAAAATGCCGGAACTTCATGTTATCGGTGCTGGATCGTTGATTGAGTTTGCGTTGCGCGCTGAGGACTTTCGTATGCCTGTCGGCCGTGTGCAAAGCGTATATATGTATCCTATGTCATTTGGAGAATTCCTGATAGCAGTCGGTGAAGAGAGATTACTGAACTATATCCATACGGTTGATCTGCAAACCGGAGTGGAGCAGGCTTTTACAACCAGACTTGAACAGCTATTAAGACAATACCTGTTAGTCGGCGGAATGCCCAGGGTTGTTAATGCCTTTGAAAATAAGGTTTTGATGGAAGAATTACAGAGACTGCAATCCGGGCTTATTCGTACTTATACAGATGATTTTGCCAAGTATGCATCAACCGCAAAACATAAATATTTGAAAGAAGTGTATTCCAGTGCGCCACAAATGGCTGGTCGGCGTTACAAGTATTCGCATATAAATCCAGGCATCGAAGCTAAATTCCTGAAGGAGGCGCTTGGGTTGCTATGCGACGCGCGATGTCTGTCTAAAATATGCCACGCATCCGGTGCGGGAGTACCTCTTTTGGCAACTGCCAATGAACGTAAATTCAAAATAGCATTTCTCGATGTCGGTCTTATGCAAAATGCTCTTGGCGTGCAGGACTCCATTATTCTTGATAAATCTATTATGCAAATCAATACAGGCAGTGTTGCAGAGCAGTACGTTGCTCAAGAGCTGCTTGCCTGCGCTGATCCTTACTCTGACAAAAAATTACATTTTTGGGCAAGGGAAGCCCGAGGGAGCAATGCTGAAGTTGATTTTCTAATAGAAATCGAAGGCATGCCGATACCGGTAGAGGTGAAGGCCGGCGCGAGGGGGGCAATGAAGAGCCTGAGGCTTTTCCTTAAAGAATATCCCAAAACACTGCTCGGTGTCCGATATTCAATGCACGAGTTGTCATATTTTGATCAAATACTGTCTATTCCACTATACATGATTAGCCAGACACAACGCCTGGTCCGAAGTTGCATTTATTCCCTTGAAGAGAGGCTTCAGGGTGACACCAAGGGGACATCCGTGTAGAACGTTCACAATTCCAAAACAAGAAACTACCGGGACGTACTCAACCTTTAAACTTTTGAAGTCTATAGGAACGTCCACAGGTTAAAAGTTTTCTTTCATTAGTTTGTTGATGCATGGATCAGGAACAAAAAACGGGCGGTTGAAAAATCTGATCAGACTAATCCTTGAATTGTGCGATCTGAATACCAAGCCCGACACACTGTTTGCCTTTCATGCATGTATCTACATCGTCGGTTTCAAGATGGGTTTTAACATTTCTGTGACCTTTTTTCAGATTAACAATATAGGTTTTTTGTTCATCATCATAATCAACACCCAGATCAATTCCGCATTCTCCAATATCCGGAAAAACTTCTTTGATTTTTCCACATACAACATCGTTGGCATATTTCTTTTCGCCCATGATAACCCTCCTTTTTAAAAAAAGTTTAAAAAAAAGATAGCGTTCAGGTGAAGCGCCTGATTAGAACGTTTTTTGGTCATGTGGTGAGTTTCTTTGCAATTTTTGCAACATGCTCGCCCTGATAACGCGCTCCGGCGAGTTCGTTATCGCTCGGCAATCGACTGCCGTCAGCACCCGCGATTGTTGACGCACCATACGGCGAACAACCGCTAATCCGGTCCGTCAGCATTTGTCCTTGAAACGCGTAAGGCAAGCCGACAATCACCATGCCGTGATGCAGAAGGGTAATATGGAAAGACAAGATCGTTGATTCCTGCCCCCCATGCTGGGTGTTTGAGCTTGTTACAACACTTCCTGCCTTTCCGACTAACGCTCTTTTCATCCACAGCTGTCCTGTCGCATCAAGGAATTGTCGCATCTGGCCACACATATTGCCAAAACGGGTCGGTGTTCCAAAGATGATTGCATCGGCTTCGCCCAGTTCATCTATGGTGCACACAGGGATATCGGCCTGCTGGTTCTGAGTTTCAACAGCACCCATTTCTTTCAACACATCACGAGATAGAGTTTCCGGAACCCGGCGCAATTCAGCTTCTACACCGGTTATTGATCGCGCCCCTTCGGCAGCTGCTTCTATCATCCTGTGGACATGCCCGTACATAGAGTAGTAAACAGCCAGTATCTTCATGAGATCCTCCTTTCATTTGCTCTAATTATATTATATTAAGCGCCCTGAAAGAAACCGCAAAGATATCTGTTGGCAGACACCAAAACCATTATTCAAATGTTATTTATATTCGTATGTATGTGATGAATAAAAAGCGCTTCGAGGAACAGGAGCTCATTCCAACTGTCGAACTAAGAGGAACGCAAGTGAGGTATAACAGGGGGTATTAAAAAAATAATCGGCGCTTTTTAATGTAGTATGTAATTTTATATTTGATTATATTTGTAAAATCAAGCGGAAAATTATTATGGGTCTTCGGACAAAGACACACCCGTGAAAATATATGGAAAACCGTCATACTTTAAGATAACTGCAACTGATTCAGCCTGAAATAAAAACCCTTTTTCTTGATTAATTTGTCATGTGTTCCTGTTTCGATTATCTTTCCCTTATTTATAACTATTATTCTGTCTGCATGTCGAACGGTTGAGAGGCGATGAGCTACAATAATAGATGTCCTTTTTTTAATCAGGCTGTAAAGCGCCTGCCTGACCTTTTCTTCTGTTTCAGAATCAACATATGAGGTTGCCTCATCAAGTATTATAAGGTCAGGATTGCGCGCAAAGGCCCTTGCCATTGATATTAACTGACGTTCACCGCTTGACAGAGATGCGCCCCCTTCGTAAAGAACGGTATTAAGACCATCCGGCAATCTTTCTATAAATTTTTTACAGTTTGATGCTTCTAAAATAAACTCCATGCTTTGTTTGGAAATATTGTTTTGTCCCTGAATGATATTATCCAGTATTGTTCCTGAAAACAGAAATGGATCCTGCGTGATCATGGCTGTTTTTGATCGCAAAGAAGACAGCTCAAAATCTTTTAAGTTGATTCCATTTATTGTTATTCTTCCAGACGTTGGATCGTAAAACCTGAGAATCAGGTTGATCAGGCTTGTCTTGCCTGAGCCTGTTCGTCCTACAATGGCTATTGTTTCACCCGCACGGATTTCAAGAGAGATATCCTTTAGCACGGTTTCATCTTTAGTATAACCAAATGATACATTCTCCATTACTATGTTTTTTATTTTTTTTAGATCAGGAGTTTTATATCCGGAATAATTAACAGGTTGTGGAATTTTTTCCTGGTTGTCTAAGATTAGAAATATTCTTTCAGCCGATGCCATGGCATTCTGCAATATATTGTATTTTTCAGCAATGTCCCTTATCGGCCTGAAAAACATCTTTAAATATGATATAAACGCAACAAGCGATCCAAGGCTTATTTTTCCTTCAATCATGCTGCCGCCCCCGTAGTAAATAACGACCGCAAGGGCTATTGAACCTAAAAGTTCTATAACCGGCATAAAAATCGCGAACACATGAATCTGTTGCATGCCGGCCATGTAATACTCATGATTCAGTTTTTTAAAAGACAGGTAATTTTCTCTTTCATGCAGGAAAAGCTGCAGGATTTTTATTCCCTCTATGGTTTCCGCAAATCTGGTATTTATTTCCGCAATCTTGATTCTTAAGATTCTGAAAGCATCCCTTGCGCTTGTGGAAAAATACATGGAAGCAAAAACAACAAAGGGAAGCACGGAAAATGAAACAAGGGCCAGCTTCCAATTCATCCAAAGCAAGGCAAGTGTTATGCCTGTGAGCAGGAACATATCCTTGAAAACAAATGAGATAACAGAGGTGAAAAGCTCATCCATGTTCTGAATATCATTAGTTGTCCTTGTAACAAGACGACCAACAGGGTTTTTGGTAAAAAATGAGACCGACAGTCTCTGAATGTGCTTAAACAGTCGCATTCTTAAATCATGCATTATCATCTGGCCGGTATATTCCATGAGCATGACCTGCAAAAAATTAAAAACAAAGCTAAAAATAATTATACAGATAAAGACAGCGGTAATAATATTTAACCCGATAAAATCTTTTTTGCGGAGTTCTGTAAGGTCGTTTTTACTCAGTTGCGAAAGATTGTTTAACTCTATCATGGCTTCCGGGCCTTTAATTTGAAAAATATCCGGATACTTGCCGACAATTTCTCTTGTTTTTAGCTCAAGGGCATTGACCTTTAAATACCTGATTTCCGGTCCAGCAAAACCAGCCTTGTCTGATGCTGATTGAGGCACTATATACCGATCTATCGCTATCTTGGTGACATATGGAAGAGAAAGATCAAGTAATGCGATTAAAACTACAAGCATGATCGAACCCAAAAAAAGAGGTCTGTAGGGCCTGGTAAAAGGATACAGCCTTTTCAGCATCTTAATGTCATATGGTTTGCCAAGCTGTTTTTCTTCAAAATATCCAAAATCAGTTTGCATTAAATTCCTCTTCAATTTCCTGCAGGCGAAATGTTTTTGCATAGTATCGGTTGTTTTTCATCAAATGCTCATGGGTGCCTGATTCTACAATTCTGCCTTTGTCCAAGGATATAATTAAATCAGCAAAACGCACCGCGGAAAGCCTGTGAGAGACAATTATAATTGTTTTTCCGCCGGCCATTGATTTGACGGTTTTTATAATAAGGTTTCCGGTTTCCATATCTACCTGACTTACAGGATCGTCTAATATCATAATGGGTCTGTCATGTATAAGTGCTCGCGCAAGGGAAATACGCTGCTTTTGTCCGCCCGAC
The genomic region above belongs to Anaerolineae bacterium and contains:
- a CDS encoding ImmA/IrrE family metallo-endopeptidase, translating into MEDYSKFKCPYLEKREIWQIAENFRAKFWPESILPVDIESIVEKKLKLNIEPKLDLLNESDIDAYLRIDLTGIVVDYKCFMEERFINRLRFSYAHEIGHLFLHKEIYKSFAIKEPSDWKEFMLDIPEREYKFFEYQANEFAGRVLVPRNRLLSELEIYLNKIQKIGMLDYLASDPGIVLSGISTALCKPFGISDQVIERRVEREEIWPPKIEYINGEGVKLQKL
- a CDS encoding helix-turn-helix transcriptional regulator; the encoded protein is MVKELPHKNNTKDVQQNNPREGGTMFGEFIKTLRLDRDIGLREFCRQLSIDASNWSKIERGILPPPQGDEKLDQIAEVLGIKKSSELYNELKDKAAIDAGIIPKDLLSDQETLNALPMFFRTVRSEKPTAEEIEKLIEKIRGEG
- a CDS encoding ABC transporter ATP-binding protein, with translation MQTDFGYFEEKQLGKPYDIKMLKRLYPFTRPYRPLFLGSIMLVVLIALLDLSLPYVTKIAIDRYIVPQSASDKAGFAGPEIRYLKVNALELKTREIVGKYPDIFQIKGPEAMIELNNLSQLSKNDLTELRKKDFIGLNIITAVFICIIIFSFVFNFLQVMLMEYTGQMIMHDLRMRLFKHIQRLSVSFFTKNPVGRLVTRTTNDIQNMDELFTSVISFVFKDMFLLTGITLALLWMNWKLALVSFSVLPFVVFASMYFSTSARDAFRILRIKIAEINTRFAETIEGIKILQLFLHERENYLSFKKLNHEYYMAGMQQIHVFAIFMPVIELLGSIALAVVIYYGGGSMIEGKISLGSLVAFISYLKMFFRPIRDIAEKYNILQNAMASAERIFLILDNQEKIPQPVNYSGYKTPDLKKIKNIVMENVSFGYTKDETVLKDISLEIRAGETIAIVGRTGSGKTSLINLILRFYDPTSGRITINGINLKDFELSSLRSKTAMITQDPFLFSGTILDNIIQGQNNISKQSMEFILEASNCKKFIERLPDGLNTVLYEGGASLSSGERQLISMARAFARNPDLIILDEATSYVDSETEEKVRQALYSLIKKRTSIIVAHRLSTVRHADRIIVINKGKIIETGTHDKLIKKKGFYFRLNQLQLS
- a CDS encoding AAA family ATPase yields the protein MKRAIDQILKQWKDSRVRQPLLIRGARQVGKTYSVTEFGRAAFENTVSVNFEEQPELSRCFSDFDPKGIIDRLSILTRMTISPGRTLLFLDEIQECPKAITSLRYFLEKMPELHVIGAGSLIEFALRAEDFRMPVGRVQSVYMYPMSFGEFLIAVGEERLLNYIHTVDLQTGVEQAFTTRLEQLLRQYLLVGGMPRVVNAFENKVLMEELQRLQSGLIRTYTDDFAKYASTAKHKYLKEVYSSAPQMAGRRYKYSHINPGIEAKFLKEALGLLCDARCLSKICHASGAGVPLLATANERKFKIAFLDVGLMQNALGVQDSIILDKSIMQINTGSVAEQYVAQELLACADPYSDKKLHFWAREARGSNAEVDFLIEIEGMPIPVEVKAGARGAMKSLRLFLKEYPKTLLGVRYSMHELSYFDQILSIPLYMISQTQRLVRSCIYSLEERLQGDTKGTSV
- the wrbA gene encoding NAD(P)H:quinone oxidoreductase, encoding MKILAVYYSMYGHVHRMIEAAAEGARSITGVEAELRRVPETLSRDVLKEMGAVETQNQQADIPVCTIDELGEADAIIFGTPTRFGNMCGQMRQFLDATGQLWMKRALVGKAGSVVTSSNTQHGGQESTILSFHITLLHHGMVIVGLPYAFQGQMLTDRISGCSPYGASTIAGADGSRLPSDNELAGARYQGEHVAKIAKKLTT